A DNA window from Fusarium fujikuroi IMI 58289 draft genome, chromosome FFUJ_chr11 contains the following coding sequences:
- a CDS encoding probable pectate lyase produces MKYTAILALAGVSSAAVTKTLPKSAGATSFPTAVPVKGSYDGGMKRFERSPSVCQGQTETGEKDAMFILENGATLSNVIIGASQAEGVHCKGTCTLNNVWWADVCEDAITLKQTSGTSYINGGGAFHASDKIVQFNGRGTVQIKDFYAEDYGKLVRSCGNCKDNGGPRNVVIQGSVAVDGGVLCGINTNYGDTCKITSSCQNKGKYCDRYEGNSSGAEPSKIGSGPDGKYCTTSGVTTSC; encoded by the exons ATGAAGTACACTGCCATCCTCGCCCTTGCTGGCGTCTCCTCCGCCGCTGTCACCAAGACTCTCCCCAAGTCTGCTGGCGCTACTTCATTCCCTACTGCCGTTCCTGTCAAGGGCAGCTACGATGGTGGCATGAAGCGATTCGAGCGAAGCC CCTCTGTTTGCCAAGGCCAGACTGAAACTGGTGAGAAGGATGCTATGTTCATTCTCGAGAACGGCGCTACTCTTTCCAACGTGATCATCGGCGCATCTCAGGCCGAAGGTGTCCACTGCAAGGGTACTTG CACCCTGAACAACGTCTGGTGGGCCGATGTCTGTGAGGATGCCATCACCCTCAAGCAGACCAGTGGAACTTCTTACATCAACGGTGGCGGTGCTTTCCATGCTAGCGACAAGATCGTCCAGTTCAACGGCCGCGGAACCGTCCAGATCAAGGATTTCTACGCCGAGGACTACGGAAAGCTCGTCCGCAGCTGCGGAAACTGCAAGGATAACGGCGGCCCTCGAAACGTTGTCATCCAGGGCTCTGTTGCCGTCGACGGTGGTGTTCTTTGCGGCATTAACACCAACTATGGAGACACCTGCAAGATCACCAGCTCGTGCCAGAACAAGGGCAAGTACTGTGACCGCTACGAGGGTAACTCGAGCGGCGCTGAGCCTTCCAAGATTGGATCTGGCCCTGATGGCAAGTACTGCACTACTTCCGGAGTTACCACGAGCTGCTAG
- a CDS encoding probable endopeptidase K — MRSATLLALLPFALAAPSAPSRRAEPAPILRPRGVKLVDGKYIVKMKKGFQASSIESWVDKMIEYIEADADYTYSKGFGGFAASLKDDELNKLKHDPNVEYIEQDAYVTITATTQQSNAPWGIARVSTQSPGGSTYSYDDSAGEGTCAYVIDTGIDVDHPDFDGRAKFLKNFAGGSDSDGQGHGTHVAGTIGSTTYGVAKKTSLFAVKVLGDDGSGTNSAVIAGMDFVSGHAKEENCPNGVVVNMSLGGETSDAVNQAAKAIVDAGLFLAVAAGNDGKDASGSSPASEESACTVGATTSDDILADYSNFGSVVDVLAPGTDILSTWPNGKTNTISGTSMASPHVAGLAAYFLGLGQKAEGLCDYIASKALDGVISGVPSGTVNKLINNGIGGGSNSSSFRH; from the exons ATGCGATCTGCTACtcttctcgctcttctcCCCTTTGCGCTGGCCGCTCCCTCTGCTCCCTCCCGCCGGGCCGAGCCCGCTCCCATTCTTCGCCCTCGCGGTGTCAAGCTTGTCGATGGCAAGTACAtcgtcaagatgaagaagggcttCCAGGCTTCTTCCATCGAGAGCTGGGTTGACAAGATGATCGAGTACATCGAGGCTGATGCCGATTACACCTACTCCAAGGGCTTCGGCGGTTTCGCGGCCAGcctcaaggatgatgagctgAACAAGCTGAAGCACGACCCCAAT GTCGAGTACATTGAGCAGGATGCTTATGTTACCATCACGGCTACTACTCAGCAGAGCAATGCTCCTTGGGGTATTGCTCGCGTCTCCACCCAGAGCCCTGGTGGCAGCACTTACTCCTACGACGACAGCGCTGGTGAGGGTACTTGCGCCTATGTCATCGACACCGGTATTGATGTCGACCATCCC GACTTCGATGGTCGcgccaagttcctcaagaacTTTGCTGGTGGTTCCGACAGCGATGGACAAGGCCACGGCACTCACGTTGCTGGTACTATTGGTTCTACCACTTATGGTGTAGCCAAGAAGACCAGCCTCTTCGCTGTCAAGGTCCTCGGCGACGATGGCTCCGGTACCAACTCTGCTGTCATCGCTGGTATGGACTTCGTTTCCGGTCACGCCAAGGAAGAGAACTGCCCCAACGGTGTCGTTGTCAACATGTCTCTCGGCGGTGAGACCTCCGATGCCGTCAAccaggctgccaaggccATCGTTGATGCcggtctcttcctcgccgTCGCAGCCGGTAACGACGGCAAGGATGCCTCTGGATCCTCTCCTGCTTCCGAGGAGAGCGCCTGCACTGTCGGCGCCACCACTAGCGATGACATTCTCGCTGACTACTCCAACTTTGGCTCCGTCGTTGATGTCCTCGCTCCCGGTACCGATATCCTCAGCACCTGGCCCAACGGCAAGACCAACACCATCTCCGGTACCTCTATGGCTTCGCCCCatgttgctggtcttgccGCTTACTTCCTTGGTCTGGGACAGAAGGCTGAGGGTCTCTGCGATTATATTGCCTCCAAGGCCCTTGATGGAGTTATTTCCGGCGTGCCTTCTGGTACTGTTAACAAGCTTATCAACAACGGTATCGGTGGtggcagcaacagcagcagcttccGCCACTAA
- a CDS encoding probable catalase 2 translates to MADERKCPVAHKVPNVAGHGVTHQKWWPEALKTNILRQHSAVTNPYGENFNYAEAFNSIDYNELKEDLRKVCRDSQDWWPADFGHYGGLFVRMSWHAVGTYRVFDGRGGGRQGQQRFAPLNSWPDNVSLDKARRLLWPVKQKYGNKVSWADLIVMAGNVALEDMGFKTIGFAAGRPDTWEADEATYYGGEDTWLGNDVRYSDGNPGTTKPGATDSDQAPHKNIHSRELEKPLAAAHHGLIYVNPEGPDGNPDPVAAARDIRETFGRMAMNDEETVALIAGGHTVGKTHGAGSTDHVGPEPEAADLAQQGLGWSNSYKTGKGPHTTTSGLEVTWTSTPVKWSHDYLKYLFQFEWELTKSPAGAHQWVAKDANATVPDAFDPNKKQKPTMLTTDLSLRFDPEYEKISRRFLENPDQFNEAFAKAWFKLTHRDMGPRDRYLGPEVPKEVFLWQDPVPERDYKLVDDGDISAIKNEILKSGVDVSKLVSTAWASASTFRGSDLRGGANGARIRLQPQKDWEVNNPAQLSKVLSTLEGIQKKFNDSQSSGKAISLADVIVLAGSAAVEKAAKDAGVNITVPFVPGRTDATQEQTDVKSVDHLKPFADGFRNYGSSTDRVKLEHQLIDRAQLLTLSVPELTALIGGLRALNTNYDGSSHGIFTNRPGVLTNDFFVNLLDMSTEWKAVGNGDIFEGTDRKTGTKKWTGTRVDLVFGSHAELRATAETYAEAGGQEKLVKDFVAAWTKVMNLDRFDVANGSSPKASPRL, encoded by the exons ATGGCCGACGAGAGAAAGTGTCCCGTGGCCCACAAGGTCCCCAACGTCGCTGGTCACGGCGTTACCCATCAGAAGTGGTGGCCCGAGgccctcaagaccaacattCTTCGTCAGCACAGCGCCGTCACCAACCCCTACGGCGAGAACTTCAACTACGCCGAGGCTTTCAACTCTATTGACTACAACGAGCTCAAGGAGGATCTGCGAAAGGTCTGCCGCGATTCGCAGGACTGGTGGCCCGCTGATTTCGGCCACTATGGTGGTCTCTTTGTCCGTATGTCGTGGCACGCCGTTGGAACATACCGCGTCTTCGATGGCCGAGGTGGCGGCCGACAG GGTCAGCAAAGATTCGCCCCCCTCAACTCTTGGCCCGATAACGTTTCCCTCGACAAGGCCCGTCGCCTTCTCTGGCCCGTCAAGCAAAAGTACGGCAACAAGGTCTCATGGGCCGATCTGATCGTCATGGCTGGCAACGTCGCCCTCGAGGATATGGGCTTCAAGACCATTGGCTTCGCCGCTGGTCGTCCGGATACTTGGGAGGCTGACGAGGCTACCTACTACGGTGGCGAGGATACTTGGCTCGGAAACGATGTCCGTTACTCTGATGGCAACCCCGGAACCACCAAGCCTGGCGCTACCGATTCCGATCAGGCTCCTCACAAGAACATCCACAGCcgcgagcttgagaagccaCTGGCTGCTGCTCACCACGGTCTTATTTACGTCAACCCTG AGGGTCCTGACGGTAACCCCGATCCCGTCGCCGCTGCCCGCGACATCCGCGAGACCTTCGGTCGCATGGCTATGAACGACGAGGAGACCGTCGCTCTCATCGCCGGTGGTCACACCGTCGGAAAGACCCACGGCGCTGGCTCAACCGACCACGTCGGCCCCGAGCCCGAGGCTGCTGACCTCGCCCAGCAGGGTCTCGGCTGGTCCAACAGCTATAAGACCGGTAAGGGTCCTCACACAACCACCTCTGGTCTCGAGGTTACCTGGACCAGCACTCCCGTCAAGTGGAGCCACGACTACCTCAAGTACCTCTTCCAGTTTGAGTGGGAGCTCACAAAGAGCCCTGCTGGCGCTCACCAGTGGGTTGCCAAGGATGCCAACGCCACTGTTCCTGATGCCTTCGAccccaacaagaagcagaagcctACCATGTTGACCACCGATTTGTCTCTGCGATTCGACCCTGAGTACGAGAAGATCTCTCGTCGCTTCCTTGAGAACCCAGACCAGTTCAACGAGGCTTTCGCCAAGGCCTGGTTCAAGCTTACCCACCGTGACATGGGTCCCCGCGACCGATACCTCGGCCCCGAGGTCCCCAAGGAGGTCTTCCTCTGGCAAGACCCCGTTCCCGAGCGTGACTACAAGCTCGTCGATGACGGCGATATCTCCGCCATCAAGAACGAGATCCTCAAGTCTGGTGTTGACGTCTCCAAGCTCGTCTCTACCGCTTGGGCCTCCGCCTCCACCTTCCGAGGCAGTGATCTCCGCGGTGGTGCCAACGGCGCCCGTATCCGCCTTCAGCCCCAGAAGGACTGGGAGGTCAACAACCCCGCCCAATTGAGCAAGGTCCTCAGCACTCTCGAGGGCATCCAGAAGAAGTTCAACGACTCTCAGTCCAGCGGCAAGGCCATCTCTCTTGCCGATGTTATTGTTCTTGCTGGTTCCGCcgctgttgagaaggctgccaaggaTGCCGGTGTTAACATCACCGTGCCCTTCGTGCCCGGCCGCACCGACGCTACACAGGAGCAGACCGACGTCAAGTCTGTCGACCACCTTAAGCCTTTCGCCGATGGTTTCCGTAATTACGGCTCTTCTACAGACCgcgtcaagcttgagcaCCAGCTCATTGACCGCGCTCAACTCCTCACCCTCAGCGTCCCTGAGCTCACCGCTCTCATTGGTGGTCTTCGtgccctcaacaccaactatGACGGCTCATCGCATGGTATCTTCACCAACCGTCCTGGTGTCCTGACCAACGACTTCTTCGTCAACCTGCTCGACATGAGCACTGAGTGGAAGGCCGTCGGAAACGGTGACATCTTCGAGGGTACTGATCGCAAGACCGGCACCAAGAAGTGGACCGGCACCCGCgtcgatcttgtctttgGCTCACACGCTGAGCTCCGCGCTACAGCTGAGACATATGCTGAGGCTGGTGGTCAAgagaagcttgtcaaggaCTTTGTTGCTGCTTGGACCAAGGTGATGAACCTGGACCGATTTGATGTTGCCAACGGTTCTTCGCCCAAGGCGTCTCCTCGACTGTAA
- a CDS encoding related to 6-hydroxy-d-nicotine oxidase — MRCTSLVIAAFLAAKSSATDPLLETKDFNITQALLDQGIDVLELPVSKEDAKQSVTGCVAACDSLKILYGDAAVETRKEKAFRDFTSSYWSSNQAEVNPYCIFVPQRPIQVSVTVLLARLTKCPFAAKSGGHAAFAGASSVEGGITISFANLKGISLSQDKKIASIEPGNTWGPVYEQLAKSDVSVIGGRLYNIGVGGLTTGGGISFFSNIYGWACDNVESYEVVLANGIIVKVSAKSYPDLYWALRGGGNNFGLVVKFNLKTIPLPKSEMWGGSRVYTEDRFPEVTNALFSILKNSENDPKAGIYVPWIYYEGNKLSMPTMYYAEPDAGNATIWKDFNKIEAVSDTTQNRVLAEWGKEIMSDSPPGLREVYYVITTKLDHGILDYTRDYFYKTVLTVANISGIIPAFVVQGITAPQLKQMQKNGGNALGIDPARGPLLILQLSVMWNNKSDDDAIYSWISDIFQVVTKEAKARGVNNDYVYMNYASQYQDVIASYGSGNKAKLKSIAKKYDPQQVFQLLQPGYFKLDRAPIPDSGYFSH, encoded by the exons ATGCGGTGTACTTCACTGGTTATTGCAGCTTTCTTGGCTGCTAAATCAAGCGCCACCGATCCTCTGCTTGAGACCAAGGACTTCAACATCACTCAAGCCCTTCTGGACCAAGGTATTGACGTATTAGAGCTTCCTGTATCCAAGGAAGATGCAAAACAATCTGTTACTGGCTGCGTCGCTGCT TGCGACTCTCTAAAGATACTCTACGGTGATGCCGCCGTTGAgacgaggaaagaaaaggcctTCAGGGACTTCACAAGCTCGTACTGGTCTTCAAATCAGGCAGAGGTCAATCCTTACTGCATCTTCGTTCCTCAGCGGCCGATTCAAGTTTCTGTAACTGTACTGTTGGCTCGATTGACAAAGTGTCCTTTCGCTGCGAAGAGTGGCGGCCACGCAGCCTTTGCTGGAGCCTCATCCGTTGAGGGTGGCATTACCATTTCTTTTGCTAACTTGAAAGGTATCTCTCTGTCTCAAGATAAGAAGATTGCTTCGATAGAGCCTGGAAACACCTGGGGGCCCGTGTACGAGCAGTTGGCGAAGTCTGATGTCAGTGTCATTGGAGGGCGACTCTACAACATCGGCGTTGGAGGATTGACTACGGGAG GTGGTatctcattcttctcaaaTATTTATGGTTGGGCTTGCGATAATGTTGAGAGCTACGAG GTGGTACTCGCCAATGGCATAATAGTCAAAGTCAGCGCCAAATCATACCCTGATCTCTACTGGGCTCTTCGTGGAGGCGGTAACAACTTCGGTCTTGTTGTCAAGTTCAACCTCAAGACCATACCCCTTCCCAAGAGTGAGATGTGGGGAGGATCTCGCGTCTATACAGAAGACAGGTTCCCCGAAGTCACAAACGCACTGTTTAGTATCCTAAAGAACTCCGAGAATGACCCAAAGGCTGGGATCTACGTCCCTTGGATCTATTATGAAGGCAACAAACTCTCTATGCCCACTATGTACTACGCCGAGCCTGACGCCGGAAACGCTACTATATGGAAGGACTTCAACAAGATTGAGGCCGTCTCTGATACCACGCAGAACAGAGTTCTCGCCGAGTGGGGCAAGGAGATCATGAGTGACAGCCCCCCGGGACTTCGCGAGGTCTACTACGTTATTACTACCAAGCTCGATCACGGCATCTTGGACTACACCAGGGATTACTTTTACAAGACTGTTCTTACGGTTGCTAATATTTCTGGCATTATACCTGCTTTTGTGGTTCAAGGCATCACTGCTCCCCAGCTCAAGCAGATGCAGAAGAATGGAGGCAACGCCCTTGGTATCGATCCTGCGAGAGGACCTCTATTAATTTTGCAGCTCTCCGTTATGTGGAATAACAAGTCTGACGACGACGCCATCTACAGCTGGATCTCTGATATCTTCCAGGTAGTCACCAAGGAGGCCAAAGCTCGTGGAGTCAACAACGACTACGTTTACATGAATTACGCAAGTCAGTACCAGGATGTCATTGCGAGCTACGGGTCAGGCAATAAGGCTAAGCTGAAGAGCATTGCAAAGAAGTATGATCCTCAACAGGTGTTTCAGCTGCTGCAGCCTGGGTACTTCAAGCTGGATAGAGCGCCTATTCCTGACTCTGGATACTTCTCCCATTAG
- a CDS encoding related to lipid binding protein Tfs1p encodes MSSALSSSLAEAKLVPGSAASLIPEGFKPTTNLKVAFDGKDVDLGNLFRARECKRAPSIQFDQEPDAPGDATYMLLLVDPDAPTPDDPKFAFWRHWVLPGLRPLSGGEAVAQVQPALTEYLGPGPKDDSKPHRYLLLLYRQPASLDLAKEDVGGEEFTQRRSFDTAKFVEKHGLQLVGANWFLGAGDGWKE; translated from the exons ATGTCAAGCGCGTTGTCGAGCTCTTTGGCTGAGGCTAAGCTGGTTCCCGGTTCAGCTGCTAGCTTGATCCCTGAAGGCTTCAAGCCCACGACGAATCTGAAGGTCGCGTTCGATGGGAAGGATGTCGACTTGGGGAACCTCTTCCGCGCGAGGGAGTGTAAGCGGGCTCCTAGCATCCAGTTTGATCAAGAA CCTGATGCTCCTGGAGATGCTACCTACATGCTCTTGCTTGTCGACCCTGATGCGCCAACACCAGATGACCCCAAGTTCGCCTTCTGGCGCCACTGGGTGCTCCCTGGCTTGAGACCCCTAAGCGGTGGAGAGGCAGTGGCTCAAGTACAACCTGCTCTCACAGAATACCTGGGTCCTGGCCCGAAGGACGA TTCCAAGCCGCACAGATACTTGCTTCTTTTATACCGACAACCTgccagccttgaccttgccaaaGAGGATGTAGGAGGTGAAGAGTTCACGCAAAGAAGGTCTTTCGATACTGCCAAGTTTGTTGAGAAGCATGGACTACAACTTGTGGGCGCGAACTGGTTTCTTGGTGCTGGAGATGGCTGGAAAGAGTAA